CCGGGGCACCGTGGAGGTGGAGATCTTTGTGCCCACCGAGTACCGCGGCCTCATTGAGGCCATGAAGGCGGGCAAGCTGGAGTTCGCCTTCTTCCCCCCGGACGGGTACGTGCTGGCCCACCGGGAGGCGGGGGCCGAGGTCCTGCTCAAATCCGTGCGCAACGGCAACCCCTACTACTGGTCGGCCATCATCGTGCGCAAGGACTCGGGGTACAGGCGCATCGAGGACCTCGAGGGCAAGACCATCGCCTGGGTGGACCCCCTTTCCGCCGCGGGCTACGTCTTTCCCCGGGCGGCCCTGGTGAGCCGGGGCATCAACCCCGACACCTTCTTCGCCAAGCAGGTCTTCGCCGGCAAGCACGACGCCGCCGTCTTGGCGGTCCTCAACAGGTCGGTGGACGCCGCCGCCACCTTCGCCAACGACGACAAGAACAAGTCCGGGGCCTGGACCCAGTTCCTCAAGCCGGAGGAGGCCCGGCAGATCACGGCCATCTTCTACTCCAAGCCCATCCCCGGGGACACCTTCTCCGTGGCCAAGGACTTCCTGGCCAAGTACCCCAACCTGGCCCGAGGAATCGCCGCCGCCATCCAGCGGTGCAAGGCCCCGAACTGCAAGCTCCTGCAAAACCTGTACCGCATTGACTACATGGTCCCCGCCAAGGACGCGGACTACGATGTGGTGCGGGAGGCCCGGCGCATCTCCGGACAGGACAAGTGAGGGCCAGGCCCCCGGGGCCGCCCTGAGGTCCTTTGGGCCCTCCCATGATTGAGGTGAGGCGCCTAAGCAAGGTCTACCCCGACGGGACGCGTGCCCTTTCCGGGGTAACCGTTTCCATACCCGAGGGCGACTTCGTGGCCATCCTCGGCCTTTCCGGGGCAGGCAAGAGCACCTTCCTGCGCACCCTAAACCGCCTGGTGGAGCCCACCGAGGGGGAGGTGTGGGTTGGCGGGGTAGAGGTGACCCGGCTCTCCCGCAAGGACCTCCAGGCCTTCCGCCGCCAGGTGGGCTTCATCTTTCAGCAGTTCAACCTGGTCCAGCGGCTCACCGTCTTGGAAAACGTCCTCCACGGTCGCCTGGGCTACCTCCCCACCTGGCGGGGGCTTCTGGGCCTGTACCGCGAGGAGGATGTGGCCATCGCCCTGGAACAGATCCGGCGCGTGGGGCTTCAGGGCAAGGAGCGGGCCCGGGCCGACCAGCTCTCCGGTGGACAGCAGCAGCGGGTGGCCATCGCCCGGGCCCTGGCCCAGGAGCCCCGGCTGATCCTGGCCGACGAGCCCATGGCCTCCCTGGACCCCCGGCTTTCCGACGTGATCCTGGGCATCCTCAAGGAGTACAACGAGGAAAAAGGGGTGACTGTCCTGGTGAACATCCACGTGCTGGAGCTGGCCCGGCGCTATGCTCGCCGCATCCTGGCCTTCAACCGGGGGCATCTGGTGTTTGACGGCCCCGTGGAGGCCCTCACCCCGGAGGTGGAGGCCCGGGTGTACGCGGGCAACCTGGAGGCGCTATGAGCCTCGGCCTCTTCCTCGCCGGCCTCCTCCTGGCGGGCCTTCTGGGCCTGGGCCAGGGCTCGGTGCGCCGCTACCAGGTGGCCGCCGGGCTAGGCCTCCTGGTGGCCAGCGCCGCCTTCCCCCTGGCGCAGGCCGTGGGGTACCTCTCCCGGGAGGCCCTGGGGCCCACCCTCCTGGCCCTGCTGCCCTTCGCCCCGTACCTAGCCCTGGTGCCCCTAGGGGGGCTTCTGGCCCTGGGGTTCGCCCCCCTGGGGGGGCGGGTAGCGGGGCTCGGGGGAGCGGTGGGAGGCGGGCTAGGCCTCCTTAGCCTCCTTGCCTTCCTGCAGGGCCCGGCGCACCTGGTGCGCCTCAAGCCCCTCCCCGGCCTCATGGAGGGGTTTGCGGGCCTCGCCCTCTTCCTCACCCTCGCCCTCCTCGCCTACCAGGACCGGCGCCGGGCCTGGCTCTGGCTTCCCTTGGGGGGGGCTCTGGGCCTTGCGGGCTTCCTCTGGCTCAGCTCGCCCGCGGGGCACACCTACTTCCCCCGGATGGAGGGCTACTACAAGCTGGTCCTGCCCGCGGAACCCGGCGCGGAGAGGCGCCTGGTGGAGCGCTTCAACCAGGGCCTCGAGGCGCTCAACCAGGCACGACGGGAGATCGGCCTGCCCCCCCTTAAACCCGTGGAGAGCCTCGCCGGCCTGGGCGAGGGACGCCTCCCCCAGGAGGTCAGCCAGGAGGGGTACCGGCTCCTCCGTCCGCAGGCCCCGGGCTACGGCGCCGCCGCCCTCCTGCTCTTCCTTGGTGTCCTGACGGGGTCCGGGCTCTGGCTCCTCCGGTCCCCCAGCCTCCAGGAAGCCGGGGACCTACGCGCGGGCCTCGTCCTGGCCGGGGTGGCCTTGAGCGTCTTTCCTGCCTTTGACGCCACGGAGTTTGACCTGGGCAAGCTGGTCAAGGGCTGGCCCTTCCTGGTGAACTTCCTGCACCGAGCCTGGCCCCCCAACCTGGCCCAGCCGGAAAGCGGCCTCTATCCCCTCCAGAGCGTGGCCAGCGAGATGCTCCTCACGGTGGAGATCGCCCTGGTGGGCACCCTGCTCGCCGCCCTTTTCGCCCTCCCCACCAGCTTCCTGGCCGCGCGCAACCTCACCTTCCGGAGCCCCCTTCTCCGCCCCCTCTTCTACCTGGTGCGGGCCTTCTACAACGTGGACCGGGGGATAGACACCCTGATCCTGGCCCTGGTCCTGGTGGCGGCCGTGGGGCTCGGCCCCTTCGCCGGGGTGCTGGCCATGGCCATCCACTCCCTGGCCGACCTGGGCAAGCTCTACTCCGAGGCCATAGAGAACGTGGACCGGGGGCCCATTGAGGCCCTGGAGAGCGTGGGAGCGAGCGGCAGCAACGTCCTCCGCTGGGCCATCCTGCCCCAGGTCCTGCCCCTCTTCGTGTCCTACACCCTCTACCGCTTTGAGATCAACTTCCGCGTGTCCATCGTCCTCGGGCTGGTGGGAGCGGGAGGGATCGGCTTCTTCATCAAGGGGGCCATGGACGCCGGGCACTACGACCAGATGGTGATCGGGATCCTCGCCATCGTGCTGGTGGTGAACCTCATTGACTTCGCCTCCAGCTGGCTGCGAAGCCGCTTGGTGTAGGCCCCGGAGCCTCAGGACTGGAGGAGGGCCTCGGCCTCGAGGCGGGCGAGGACCCGCTCCAGGCTTCCCCCCCGCCAGCGCTCCACGGCATAGGTGGAAAGGGGAAAGCGCTCCTTAAGCCGCCTAAGAAGCCCCGCCGCGTCCTCAGGACGGCTTCCCTGGAGGACCAAAAGGTACCCCGTCTTAAGCCGGAAGGCCAGATCCCCCCGCCTAAGCTCCTCCTGGAGCTTCCCGGGGGGGGTCTCCGTGCCCAGGTAGATAAGGACCAGGGGCCGCCTCAGGGCCAGGCCCTCCAGGGCCCCCGCCATCCGCCTGAGGTCCTCCAGGCTCCCCACCCCGGGCAGGGGGGGGAGGAGGGGAGCCTCCCGCCCCGTGCCGAGGAAGAAGGCGGCCCCAAAGGCCAACGCTCCCAGGATCCCGCCCAGGGCCACGATCCCCGGCGCCTCGAGCCCCGTGAGGAGCAGGGTGCCCTCGAGGGCGAGCTGGAAGGCCAGAAGCCCCAGGCCCAGCACCAGGGCCAGCTGTACCGGAAAGGCCAGGGGAAAGCGGGAGTAGAGGCTTCCCGCCCCCGCCAAGAGCAGGGCGGCCGCCACCAGGCCGAGGCCCCGGTCCACCTGGCCCGGCGGGCCGAACCAGGCCAGGGGGGCGAGCCCGAGCAGGCAAAGACCCCAGGGCAGAAGGAAAAGCCCCCGCATGCCTCCCAAGGCTACCACAACCCCCCTTAAGCCGGCCTTAGCATGAGGGGGTGGAGCCCCTTGCGGAGCGCCTCAGGCCCCAAAACCTGGAGGAGGTCCTGGGCCAGCCCCACCTCACCGGCCCCCAGGGCCTTCTCCGCCGGATGCTGGAGGGGAAGAGGCTCTTTTCCATGGTCCTCTTCGGCCCCCCGGGCACGGGCAAGACCACCCTGGCGAGGCTCCTCGCCGAGGGGGCGGGGAGGCCCTTCCTCCGGCTTTCCGCCGTGGAGGCGGGGCTTAAGGAGGTGCGCCAGGCGGTAGAAAGGGCCAAGGAGGGAGGGGGGCTCGTCCTCCTCCTGGACGAGGTCCACCGCTTCAACAAGGCCCAGCAGGACGCCCTCCTCCCCCACCTGGAGTCGGGCCTCCTCACCCTCATCGGGGCCACGGCGGAAAACCCGGCCTTTGAGCTCGTCCCCGCCCTCCGCTCCCGCCTCCGCTTTTTCCCCTTGAGGCCCCTCCAGGAGGCCGACCTCCTCGCCCTCCTCCGCCGGGCCCTGGAGGACCCCCGGGGGCTTCCCGGCACCCCTTACGAGGAGGAGGCCCTAAGGCTCCTGGCGAGGGCGGCCGAGGGGGATGCCCGCTTTGCCCTGAACACCCTAGAGCTGGCCGCAAGCTTCGGCCGGGTGGACCTAAAGAGCGTGCGGGAGGCCCTGGGGGCGGAGCGCTTCGGCATGGACCGGGAGGGGGACCGCTTTTACGACCTGGTCTCCGCCCTCCACAAGTCCCTGCGGGGAAGCCACGTGGACGCCGCCCTTTACTACCTGGCGAGGCTCCTCAAAGGCGGGGCCGACCCCCGGTACCTCGCCCGGAGGCTCATCCGGGTGGCCCTCGAGGACGTAGGCCTCGCCGACCCCCTGGCCCTAAGGCTCACCGTGGCCGCCAAGGAGGCCTACGAGGCCCTAGGAAGCCCGGAAGGGGAGCTGGCCCTGGTGGAGGCCACGGTCTACCTCGCCTTGGCCCCGAAGAGCCACAGCCTCTATGCCGCCTGGAAGCGGGCGGAGGAGGCGGCCAGGGCACACCCCGAGGCCCCCGTTCCCCTGAACCTGAGGAACGCCCCCACCGGCTTGGCCCGCGCTCTGGGCCACGGGGAGGGCTACGCCTACTACCACGAGGACAAGGAAGGCAGCTTCGCCCAAAGGTACCTGCCTGAGGGCCTCGAGGGCCTCCTCCTTTTCCAGGCCCAGGGGGAGGGCTGGGAGGAGCGGGTTCGGGCCCGGCTGGCCCAGCTTAGGGCCCGGTTTCAAGGCGGAAGCGAAGGGCCCCCGCCAGATAGATGATGAGGTTTTCCCCCACGAAAGCCCCCGCCTCGAGGCCCCCCTCCGGCCCCATATAACCGAAAGCCGCCTGGGGCACCAGGAGGACAGGGGGGCCGCAGAAAAAGTTGTACCCTCCGGGCGTACACGGAGGAAGAAGCCCCACGGCCAAGTGAAGGGGGGGGCTCAGGTAAAACCCCCCCTGGCCCAGGAGCACCCCCCCGGGGCTAAGGTGGCCTTAAGCCCAGCCCGAAGGCCAAGCTGAACGGAAAAGTTCTCCTCCTGGGCCCCATCGCCCCGGGCATAGGCCAGATAGGGAAGGGGAATCAGGGGGTAACGATCCCGGTTGGAAAAGGGATTCCGCATCAGGCTGAGCCCCAGGGCCAGCTCCTCTCCCCGCACCGGCTCGGGCGAACGCAAAACGGCCACCGGAAGGCACCCCGCAAGGAGAAGCGCCAAGGTCCAGACCGCACGCATACCCGTTGCCCCCTCGGGACGAGGGTAGCCCTTCGGGGATCAGCCCTTCAAGCCCTCCTCAAAGGTGGCCACCACCCGCCGCTCAAAGAGGAGGTAGAGGAGGGCAATGGGGAGCACGGAGAGCAGGGCCGCCGCCGAGAGGAGGCCCCAGTCCGTGGGGTACTTGCGCTGGAGGTCCGTGAGCCAGGTCTGCACCGTCCAGAACCGGGGGTCCGAAACGACGACCCGGGGGTAGAGGACCAGGTTCCAGTGGGCAGCGAAGGCCAGCACCCCGGCCGCCACCAGGCTGGGCCGGACCAGGGGGAGGAGGATGCGGAAGAGGAGGACCCGGTGCCCCGCCCCGTCCAGCCTGGCCGCCTCCAGAAGCTCCTCAGGGACGGCCCGCATGGCCTGGTAGACGAGGTAGACCACGAAGGGGCTCGCGGCGAAGGGCAGGACCAGGGCCCAGGGGGTCTCCAGGAGGGAAAGCCGTTTGAGGATGCCGTAAAGGGGAACCAAGAGGAGCTCGGCCGGGACGGCCATGAGGACCAGGTAGAAGGGGAGAAGCCCAAGCCCCGCCCGGAGGGCGTAGGCGGCGAGGAGGGCGGTGAGGAGCTGGAGGAGGGCCACCCCCGAGGAAAGGCCCAGGGAAAAGAGAAGCCTCCCCCAAAACCCCTCCTTGGCCAGGGCGCGCACGTTCTCCAAGCTGAGGCCCACCCGGGAAAAGAGCTCCCCCGAGTACACCGCCTCCTTGGGCATGAAGGCGGCGTAGGCCATCCAGAGGAAGGGGAGGAGCGCAAAGAAAAGGGCGAGGAGGGCGAGGAGGTGGCGCACGGGGGCATTCTACTAAACCCCGCCGAGGCCTGGCCCTCGGCGGGGAACCTCACGGGCCCCTAGTAGAGGTAGTAGCCGCCCGCGTAGTAGGAGACCTGCAAACCCTCGCCCCCGGGCCCGCCGTAGAGGAAGTAACCGCCCGCGTAGCGGGCCTCGGCCAGCCCAAGGAGGCCGAGCAGGAGGAGCGTAAGAAGGATCCGCCGCATCTTCCTCACCTCCTTTCCCCCGGCTTCCTGCCGGGACACCCTCCTTTTACGTACCCCACCGCGGCTTTCGCCGCGGTGGGGGCCCCAAAAGGGCCTCCTTACAGCCTGAGTTTGGCCATCCCAGGTTGCGAAACCAGCGTGCGGACACTTAGCCCAGCTCCCTTGAAGGAAAGGGGGTTAAGATGCCCTTGTGAAGCCCCTTTCTGGCATCAAGGTCCTGGACCTCTCTCGCGTTCTCGCCGGCCCCCTCTGCACCCTCATCCTGGCCGACCTGGGGGCCGAGGTGGTCAAGGTGGAGCCCCCTTGGGGGGACGAGACCCGGGGCTGGGGACCGCCCTTTTTGAAGGGGGAGAGCGCCTACTTTCTTTCGGTGAACCGGGGCAAGCGGAGCCTGGCCCTGGACCTGAAGCGTCCCGAAGGCCAGGAGGTGGTGCGGCGCCTCGCCCAAAGGGCCGATGTCCTGGTGGAGAACTTCAAGACGGGGGACCTTGAGCGCTACGGCCTGGACTATGAGCGCCTAAAGGGCCTGAACCCCCGACTGGTCTACCTCTCCCTCACCGGCTTCGGCCACACCGGGCCTCGGGCCAAGGAGCCGGGCTACGACGCGGCCCTCCAAGGCTATACCGGGATCATGTCGGTGACCGGGGAGCCCGAGGGCCCGCCCATGAAGGTGGGGGTGGCCTGGATTGACGTCATGACCGGAATGATGGGGGCGGTGGCGGTGCTCGCTGCCCTTCTGGAGCGGGAGAGGAGCGGAAAGGGCCAGCACATTGACCTCGCCCTCTTTGACGTGGGCCTCTTCGCCCTGGCGAACCTCGGGGAGAGCTACCTCCTCACGGGAACCCCCCCGAGGCGCCTCGGCAACGCCCACGCTCAGATCGTCCCCTACGGGGCCTTTCCCGCCGAGGACGGCTGGCTCGTCCTCGCCGTGGGGAACGACGAACAGTTCCGGAGGCTCTGCCAAGCGGTAGGGCTTCCCGAGCTCGCCCTGCGCTTTCCCAAAAACGCCCTTCGGGTGGCCCACCGCAAGGAGGTGGAAGGAGCCCTCTCCCAGGTCCTCCGCACCCAGCCCCGGGCCTTCTGGCTCAGGCTTCTCAAGGAAGCGGGTGTCCCCGCCGCGCCCGTGAACGACCTCAAAGAGACCTTCCAGGACCCTCAGGCGGAGGCCCGGGGGGCCGTCTGGACCCTCCCCCACCCCCTCCTGGGCACCCCCCCCACCCTGGCGAACCCCCTGCGCTTCCTCTCCCGCACCCCCGCAGGGCCAAGCCTCCCCCCGCCCCTCCTGGGAGAACACACGGAGGAGGTCCTCCTCGAGGCGGGCTTCTCCCCGGAGGAGGTCTCGGCCCTTGTGGAAAAGGGCGTGGTCCAGAAGGGAACCCTGGTAGAGGAGGGGGGAAAACTCCCGTGAGCGAGGCCCCTTTTCCACGGGAGCCCGCAGGGGCGGGCCTGTGGACAACCCTGTGGATAAACTGCCCCCGGCTTCCCAGCGGCGCCCGACCCGGAGCGCTTAGGGCTGCTTCCTTCCGGACCTGACCCGGTTCACGCCCGGACCGCCGCGCTGGACCGGGGGCTCGGGTAGTATAGCACCCATGGAGGCCCTGAGGCTACAGGGGATCGGCAAGCGCTACGGGCGCAAGCCCGTCCTGGAGGGGGTGAGCCTTTCCGTGCGCCCGGGGGAGATCTACGCCCTGGCCGGCCCCAACGGATCGGGCAAGACCACCCTGATCCGCTTGGTCACGGGGCTGGCCTTTCCCACCGAGGGGCGGGCCTTCCTCCTGGGAGAGGACGTGCACAAGAGCCCCGGTGCCCGGCGCCATCTGGGGGCGGTGGTGGAGGCCCCCGCCGCCTTTTACCCCTACCTCACGGGGCGGGAAAACCTGCGCCTTTACGCTTCCCTCTCGGGGGTGAAGGAGGAGGCCCGCCTCACCGAGGTGCTGGCGCGGCTTAAGCTCCTCGCCGTGGCCGACCAGAAGGTGGGGCGCTACTCCCTGGGGCAGAGGCAGCGCCTGGGCCTCGCCGCCGCCATCCTGCACCGCCCCAAGGTTCTGGTCCTGGACGAACCCACCTCGGGTCTGGACCCCGAGGGGGTGGAGCTCGTGCACGGCCTCCTCCAGGAGCTTGCCCGGGAAGGGGTCGCCGTCCTCCTCTCCACCCACCACCTAAGGGAGGTCTCGGGGTACGCCCAAAAGGTGGGGATCCTCGGCGGGGGAAGGCTCCTGGACGAGGTAGACCTCCCAAGCCGGGAGGTCTACCGCCTCGAGGCCGAGCCCCTGGAGGGGGCCCTGGCCCTCCTCAGGAGCCTTCCCCGGGTGGCCTCGGCCCGGATCCAGGGCGGGGCCATCCTCTTTGAGGGGGAGCCGGAGGCCGCCCTCCAGGCCCTTTTGCGGGAGGGCTACCGGGTGAGGGCCCTTTTCCCCCAGCGCTTTGACCTCCAGGCCTACTACCAGGAAAGGGTGAGGCATGCCTAGGCTCGTCCTCCTGGAGCTCTTCAAGCTCTTCCGGCTGCGCTCGGTGGGGCTCGGCCTCCTCGCCGCCTTCCTCCTTCCCTTCCTCTGGGCCTTGGCCCCGGGGCTCAAGGAGGTCTACGGCCTGGTCCTGGCCTCGGGCTGGCAGGTGGTGGCCTTGAGCCTCCTCGCCGGGATGGAGTTCCTCTTTCCCTTCCTGGTGGTCATGGCGGCGAGCGAGGCCCTGGGCAGCGAGGTGAGCCAGGGCACCCTAAAGGGCCTCCTCCTCCGCCCCCTTCCCCGGAGCGCCCTCCTCCTCGCCAAGCTTCTCGCCCTCCTCCTCTACCCCTTCGTCCTCCTGGGGGCAAGCTTCCTCGGGGGGGTGGTGGCGGGGCTGCCCCACGGCCTTGGCCCCTTCTTTGGCGGCACGGGCCTAGGGGAAGGGGGGTTCGCCGGCACGGGCCTCCTCACCCCAAAGGCGGCCCTCCTGGAGCTCCTCCGGGCCCATCTGCTGGCGGGGGCGGTGCTTTTGCCCCTCGCCTCCCTGGCCCTCCTCTACGGCACCCTCTTCCTCTCCACCACGGCAAGCGCCCTGGCGGCGGTGGCCACCCTCCTCCTCATGCGCCTTCTCGTGGCCTTCCCCGCCCTCGTCCCCTTCCTCCTCACCACCTACCTGGACCTCCACCTGAGGCCCCACGCGGCCGGGCTCGGCCTTCCCCTCCTCCTCATCTACACCGCGGGCTTCGCCCTCCTCGCCGCCCTGGTCTTTGAGCGCAGGGACCTTTAGGCGGCGCTGGCTGGTATCATAGGGCCAAGATGGAAGAACCCAGGATCACGCCCCTGGCCCGAAGGCTTGCCGAGGAAAACGGCATTGACTGGCGGAGGCTTAAGGGCACGGGCCCGGACGGCACCATCGTGGAGCGGGACATCCTGGCCTTCCTGGCCAAGGTGATGGCGGGGGAGGTGGACCTGCCCCCCGTGCCGGAGACCCCCCCGCCCCTCCCCCCCGAGGAGGAGCTCAAGCGGGCCCAGGAGGCCTTGGGCCGGGAGGGGGTGGACCTGGCCGACCTTATCCCCGAAGCCCCCAAGGCCCCCACCCTCCAGGTGGAGGAGGTGGCGGAGGAGGAGCTGGAGCTGGACTTCCTCGAGGTGGACCTCTCGGAGGAAGAGGAGGCCCTGCTCCTCCCCGAGGAGGAAGCCCCCGAACCCCTGGAGGCCTGGGAGGAGGACCTCCTGAAGGCCGAAGCCCCAGCCGAGGAGGCCCCTGAACCCCTGGAGGCCTGGGAGGAGGAAGCCCCCCTCGCCAAAGAAGAGGGGCCGCCCGCCGCCTTTCAGCAGGAGGCCAACCTGGGCCTCCTGCCAGGGACGGCCCCCGCGCCCGCCCTAAGGGTTCTCGTCCTCCGCAAGCGGGTGGATCTGGCCGGTCTGGAGGCGGCCCTCGCCGCCTTCCAGGAGGCCTATGGGGTGGCCAAGACCCCCCTCCCCTTCCTCCTGCGGGCGGCGGAAAAGGCCCTTGGGGAGCTGGCGCTCCCCTACCCCGCCCTGTTGGGCCGGAGGGAAGGGGAAGGGGTGCGGGGCCTAAAGCCCGCCAGGGGCTTCCTCGCCCTCTTCCGGGAGGAGGACGGGGAGGAGGGGGAGGGCCTCCTCTGCTTCTACGGGGAGGAAGAGGTCCACACCGGCCGCCCGAGCCTCTTCCTCTCCCCGGAGGGGGTGCTCGCCGCCTCGGGCCTCGAGGCCTCCCTGGCCCGGAAACTCCTGGACCGGGTCGCCCTCTACCTGGAGCGCCCCGTCCTCCTGCTGGCTTAAATCAGCGCCTCCGCCGCTTCCTCCGGCTTCCGGGAATGGGCTCGGGGGGTTTTAGCCCCTGGAGGCGGGCCTCGAGGGCCCGGATCTCGTCCCTAAGCCTCGCGGCCCTTTCAAAATCCAAGGCCTCCGCCGCCTGCCACATGGCGAGCTCCAGCTCCGCGAGGCGCGCTTTCAGGTCCTCCCCGGAGAGGTCGGCCTCGAGGGGGGCCTCCCCGTACCCCTCGGGCCGGATCACCGCCCGCACCTCCTTCCGCACCGTCTTGGGGGTGATGCCGTGCTCCTGGTTATAGGCCTCCTGGATCGCCCGCCTCCGGTTCGTCTCCTCTATGGCCTTCCGCATGGCCTCGGACACCTGGTCGGCGTAGAGCCAGACCTCCCCCCGGGCGTTCCGCGCCGCCCGGCCGATGGTCTGGATGAGGCTCCGTTCGCTCCTCAAAAACCCCTCCTTGTCCGCGTCCAGGATGGCCACCAGGCTCACCTCGGGAAGGTCCAGGCCCTCCCTGAGGAGGTTGATCCCCACCAGGCAGTCGTAGTGGCCCAAGCGGAGGTCCCTCACCAGGGCCTGGCGCTCAAAGGCGTCCAGCTCGTGGTGGAGGTAGCGCGCCCGTATCCCGTGCTCCACCAGGAAGCTCGTGAGCTCCTCGGCCATGCGCACGGTGAGCACGGTGACCAGGGTGCGCTCGCCCCGGCTGGCTCTCTCCCTTATCCCCTCCATGAGGTCCAGGATCTGGTTCTCCGTGGGCTTGACCCGCACCAGGGGGTCCAAAAGCCCCGTGGGCCGGATGATCTGCTCCACCACGCGGCCCGAATGTTCCAGCTCAAAGGGCCCCGGGGTGGCGGAGACGAAGACCACCTGGCTCACCCGCTCCAGAAACTCCTCAAAGCGAAGGGGGCGGTTGTCCAGGGCCGAAGGCAGGCGGAAGCCGTAGTCCACCAGGGTCTTCTTCCTCACGTAGTCCCCCCGGTACATCCCCTGAAGCTGGGGCACGGTCACGTGAGACTCGTCCAGGAAGACCAGGAAGTCCTCGGGGAAGTAGTCCAGAAGGGTGTAGGGGGGCTCCCCGGGGGCCTTCCCCGTGAAGTAGCGGGCGTAGTTCTCCACCCCCGGGCAGGTGCCCATGACCCGGAGCATCTCCAGGTCGTAGAGGGTGCGCTCCTTGAGGCGCGCCGCATAGAGGACCTCCCCCCGCTCCTCAAAGTAGCGGACCCTCTCCCAGAGCTCCTTCTCTATCTCCTTCAGGATCTCCTCTAGCCCCTCCGGGCTTAGGTAGTGGGTGGCGGGGAAGAGGACGAAGCCGGGAAGCTCGCGAAGCCTTTCCCCCGTGATGGGGTGGACCTGGAGGATGCGCTCCACCTCGTCCCCAAAGAGCTCCACCCGGAGGGGCTCCGTC
Above is a window of Thermus islandicus DSM 21543 DNA encoding:
- the uvrB gene encoding excinuclease ABC subunit UvrB — its product is MSFRYRGPAPKGDQPRAIAELVEALKAGERYVTLLGATGTGKTVTVARVIEALGRPALVLAPNKILAAQLAAEFRELFPENAVEYFISYYDYYQPEAYVPGKDLYIEKDASINPEIERLRHSTTRSLLTRRDVIVVASVSAIYGLGDPREYRARNLVVERGKPYPREALLGRLLELGYERNEIDLAPGRFRARGEVLEIFPAYETEPLRVELFGDEVERILQVHPITGERLRELPGFVLFPATHYLSPEGLEEILKEIEKELWERVRYFEERGEVLYAARLKERTLYDLEMLRVMGTCPGVENYARYFTGKAPGEPPYTLLDYFPEDFLVFLDESHVTVPQLQGMYRGDYVRKKTLVDYGFRLPSALDNRPLRFEEFLERVSQVVFVSATPGPFELEHSGRVVEQIIRPTGLLDPLVRVKPTENQILDLMEGIRERASRGERTLVTVLTVRMAEELTSFLVEHGIRARYLHHELDAFERQALVRDLRLGHYDCLVGINLLREGLDLPEVSLVAILDADKEGFLRSERSLIQTIGRAARNARGEVWLYADQVSEAMRKAIEETNRRRAIQEAYNQEHGITPKTVRKEVRAVIRPEGYGEAPLEADLSGEDLKARLAELELAMWQAAEALDFERAARLRDEIRALEARLQGLKPPEPIPGSRRKRRRR